GGTTCGGGAGGTACTTGGAAAACATAGCGAAGCTGTATCTCCTCTATCTCACCAGGTTTTCTCCTTGCCTGGCAAACTGAGGCAGCCACCTCGGCACGAGTTGCCGGTTCGTTTGGCAGAAATGGATCGCCAGGGGGAAGAACGACCAGTTGTTTCTGCAAGGCGGCTGCAATCTTCCCAGTAGCGTAATTGGGAATAGCATCTGTATGGCCATCGGGTAACGCATCCGTGAGAGTACGGAGGAAGCGATCGCTACCGTTGGGAATTTCTAGTCCCAAACCACTGGCGATCGCAACCAATACTTGTACCCGTGGAATCTGGAGATTGGGTCGAAAGGAATTTCTCGGATATCCGCTGAGAAAACCAGTGCGATTGGCTTCGCGAATGGCATCTGCAGCCCAATAATTAGCAGAAACATCTCGAAACGGCGTTGCTTCCCGCACTGTTGCTGCATCGGGGAAAGCACTGCGAACAATAGCCGCAAACTCAGCACGGGTTACCGGTCGTTGGGGTCGAAACGTACCATCAGGATAACCACTGAAAATATTTTGTTGCCCCAATTTCCAAAAACAGTGTTTCCATGGATGATCTACCGTATCGGACCAAAGCCACGCAGGTAATTGCGTTTGCTTGAGGTTGCTATTGTGAAATTTTGTGTGTCTGTTAAAACGAATATTTTGCAGTTGTGCCAAGCGAAGATTGCTAGAAACCAAATTCGTGCCTCGTAAATCTGCATCTCGCAAATTGGCACCTTGTAAATTGGCTTCATTGAGGATGGCTCCTCGTAGGTTGGCACCTTGAAGATTGGCACCTACCAGGGTAGCACCTCCCAGTCGAGCTTTCCGTAAATTGGCTCCTTGCAAATCTGCTTGTCGTAGGTCGCATCGTTCGCATTCGTTGGTTTCTAGCAGTTGCTTGACGTGGTCGGGGTTGGCAGCGTTGACCGTTGGGGATACCACGCAAAGTAGCGAGCATACAGACGTAGCGATCGCTGTAAGTCTCACAAACTTATCCTCCAGGAAAATTCTCTAGCAACCGTTACTATATCACTTGATAATCGCGATCGCTATAACCGGAAACAAATTTCCAAAAACATTTTCTAAAAATTTAACATTGCCGCCCCCCATGTGAATTTTGCCGAAATCAAAACAAAAATGCGCCTTTTATACATTGCAGTTATACTAAAATTTACCTTTAATTTAATTATTATATAAAATTTTTAAATATCTATTTAGATAAATAATAAAACACAACGCGGCCTTGTACGGAACCTGAATGTTCTTTTCCCTACCTGTTTGGACGAGTGTCTTTCCATACTTTCCAGACAGAATCCCGGTTTTAGAGGACGCGATCGCGCGTGCCAAGTTCCTGGCGTTGGGAAATCTTTCTACCCGCGCAGCTACGGCTTAGTACAGAAACTTCCCGAATTCAGGGGCTATAGTTGGTGAAATTAATGCTTATGCAAGATTTTACCCCCATTTTGGAATGAAAATCCTACAATTTTTACATCTAATAGTTTTTCGCGATCGTCTTTTGTTTGTTTTTTTAGGACATATTCACCAAGATCCATCTCCCATTTCCTATGTATGATGGATCCATCTCCAGCCTTAAGCTTATCCGAAACTCGTAAAAACTGAATTTTGTCGCGGAATAAGCCATTCAGATGTCTGGCAAAAACGCCGCCATGAAAAATCCTGAAGTACGCACAGTAAGCGGATTGAAGGTATTTTGGTTGAGAAAACCTACAGGAAACTTGGATGGTGATTCCCAAAACCCTATTGACACTCCAAAAAAGTACGAGCTATAAAGGCTAGTCGGAGATATTTCTTGGATCAAAAGGAGATAGTTATGGTTCAAGTTGCCTTTCAAGCCACTTTAGTTTCGGAATTGGATAGTGTAGCTAACGCGGTTGAGAGCGCAAAAACACACAATTGTACTAGCCAGCATCTACGGCAGGATGGCAGTTGCACATCTTTGGCATTGATCGATCCGAGTGTAGAGAACTACCAAAGCTTGATAGCAGGGATGGTTCCCGGAACCAAAGCCATTCTGCTCGATCGCGATCGCAACGGCATCCAACAGATTGGGGAAATCCTAGAAAATTACCGCAACCTTGAATCCATTCATATTATTGCTCACGGTTCGCCTGGGTGTCTCTACGTAGGCAACAGCGTTCTCAACCGCCAAACCCTACCCACCTACGAACGCAACTTACAAAGCTGGCGAGATGCCTTGGCAGCAGATGCGGATATTTTCCTGTATGGTTGCCGTATTGCCGATACCGTTCGCAACGAATCTTTCTTGGAACAACTGGCTGTTCTGACAAATGCGAATATCGCCGCCACCAGCAGCATTACCGGCAATGCCAAGCAAGGCGGTAACTGGAACTTCGAGGTACAAATTGGGAACGTTCGTTCTTCGCTAGCCATTTCCGAAACCACCCAGCAAAGCTATCCTGGTATTTTGGATACCATTACCCTCAACGTTAATATCACCACAGACGAAAGCGACGGCGAGGCAAATACCGGCAATGGCTTATCGTTACGCGATGCCATTCTGACTGCCAACAACGATCCGGATAATGACTACATCATCGAACTGCAAGGAGGCGA
This window of the Geitlerinema sp. PCC 9228 genome carries:
- a CDS encoding S-layer homology domain-containing protein, which produces MRLTAIATSVCSLLCVVSPTVNAANPDHVKQLLETNECERCDLRQADLQGANLRKARLGGATLVGANLQGANLRGAILNEANLQGANLRDADLRGTNLVSSNLRLAQLQNIRFNRHTKFHNSNLKQTQLPAWLWSDTVDHPWKHCFWKLGQQNIFSGYPDGTFRPQRPVTRAEFAAIVRSAFPDAATVREATPFRDVSANYWAADAIREANRTGFLSGYPRNSFRPNLQIPRVQVLVAIASGLGLEIPNGSDRFLRTLTDALPDGHTDAIPNYATGKIAAALQKQLVVLPPGDPFLPNEPATRAEVAASVCQARRKPGEIEEIQLRYVFQVPPEPSAPAKSWEDAPLRHRLDVQDATLALSNDGRTLATYFQQGQQVRLWDTETGEEQRTIAVSENTEILTAAVSPNGNTIATLTRSQNQPSLAVQIWDAQTGENLRSLSPLELPHNDANDNTELHINLTYSPNGEFLATSVSSSEKNSNPQAIQLWDVETGNLVRSLQTSHHPIRKMVFAPNSTLLAAVTSDNKVQLWNVETGKQEWVLTDAYKVRSFLDFRADSEMLLVMVDFGRTHGIRLWDVRTGELHHTFGGPFDRTLSMYALSFEAQKVFGGSYVVGEELIDFWRRSIYELADFQEPGGKDHIRDAIFSADGTSLVVSTSEALYIY